AAAATCCGCACAGCGTAAGGTATCAAGACGTAAAAAAGGTTCATTACGTCGTAAAAAAGCTATTCAAAAATTGGGCAAACAACATAAAAAAGTTGCCGATACTCGCAGAGACTTTCACTTTAAAATAGCCAAGTCACTGCTTGACAAATATGATGTTGTTGCTGTTGAAAAATTGAATATCAAAGGACTCGTTAAAACTAGACTGGCTAAAAGTATTAATGATGCTGGTTGGAGTCAGTTTGTAACAATACTTTCTTTCAAAGCCGAAAATGCTGGTTTAAAAGTAATAGCTGTCAAGCCAAACGGCACAAGTCAAGAATGTTCTAACTGTGGTCACAAGGTTAAAAAGCCGTTGTCTCAAAGAATGCACAACTGCCCTGTTTGTCATACCAGTTTGTGCAGAGATTTGAATGCGGCTATAAATATAAAGAACCGTGGGGCGCACGGTCTTAAAGCTCAATTAATGTCCTCGTAGAGGAGTCGTTGAGAAGCCTACACTTACTGCGAAGCAGAAGTGTAGGAGATGTCACCAAATCGCTAGATTATTTTTTGGGCGAGAGTAGCATCATCATGTTGCGCCCTTCTTTTTTCGGTGCTTGCTGCACCTCACCAAATGGCTCCAAATCAGTCGCCATGCGCTTGAGTAGATCTTCTGCTAAGTCACTGTGTTGAATTTCTCGACCCCGGAACATCACAGTAGCTTTGACTTTATCACCATCTTTGAGAAAGCGCTCTGCTTGCTTGACACGGACGTTATAGTCGTGTTCTTCTATTTTATAGCGCATCTTCACTTCCTTGACATCAGCCGTGTGTTGCTTTTTCCGGGCTTCCCGCGCCTTCTTTTCTTGCTCAAACTTGTATTTCCCGTAGTCCATAATTCGACAGACCGGTGGGTCAGCTTTATCACTCAGCAGCACCAAATCTAGCTCTTTTTCTTCTGCTAGTTGTAGTGCTTCCTGTGGGGTGATAATTCCCAGTTGGCTACCGTCAGTATCAATGACCCGAATTTTAGGGAAACGAATTCGTTCGTTAATTTGGGGCAAATCGCGAGTTCTTTTTTTCTCAATCACAGGCATTGTGTTTCGTGGGAGCTCTTAGTTAAGAATTGGGTTTGGTCTTGATTGGCTTAATTTTTGGTTAATCAGCCTCACGCTTCAAGTCCTCAAATAGCTGAGGAATGAAAAATGAGTCTATTGTTCTAGGGTAACTAATCCATGAACTAGTTGTGTCGTTGTTGTATTTGTCATTCTACTCATTGTGAGAGAATTTCTGTGCGATCGTTAATCTAAATTACACAAATTGGAGAATCATTAAATATTGTAACAATTATTTGTCAAGTCATTGACTTTTCAAGTGTAAGGTATAATTCCAGGATAGCAACATTACACTGAAAAGACACTTTTGCCAACAAAAAGTAATAAAAAATACAAATGTTTATAATTAGGTTAGGGGCAGAATCAGAGGGCGGATTCCCAGCGCATCTACACAAACAAAAACCACCTGCGCGGGTTTAAAACCAATAAATTCAGTCTTTTGTTCAATTTCATTCACGGGTATTGGGTTTGAGAGTGGCGATCGCCGTCTTAACATGCTCCAGACACTGACCGATCAATAGGAGGGCAATGTGACCACTGCGGTACACTGGCAGCAACGGGTTGGTAATCAAAGAGACTGGGTTTGGCGGGGCTGGCAAACTCGCTACACTTATATTCGCTCTGCCCAACATCAGCAAAAGACAACGCCCCTGATTTTATTACATGGGTTTGGGGCTTCCATAGGTCATTGGCGGCATAATTTAGAGGTTTTGGGCGAACATCACACCGTCTACGCTCTAGATATGCTCGGTTGGGGCGCTTCGGAAAAAGCCCCCGTCAATTACAGCGTCCATCTGTGGGTAGAGCAAGTTTACGACTTTTGGAAAGCATTTATTCGTCAACCAGTGGTATTGATTGGTAATTCCCTAGGTTCACTGATATCTTTAGCAGCAGCGGCCGCCCATCCCGATATGGTGCAGGGTGTGGTGATGATGAGTTTACCAGACCCCACATTAGAGCAAGAAGCAATCCCTGCTTCGGTGCGACCGTTTGTCATGCCCATTATCACCTCAATCAAAAGAATTATTGCTTCCCCACTGTTGCTGAAACCTTTATTTAAACTAGTGCGCCAACCAGGAATATTGCGCTTTTGGGCTAGCACAGCCTACGCCAATCCAGAGGCTGTCACCGATGAATTATTAGAAATATTCGCTGCTCCTCCCCAAGATAGAGGTTCTGTGCGTGCTTTTATTGCTCTGTTTCAAGCTGCTAGCGGAGTTAATTTTAGTCCTAGTGTCAAGGCTTTATTACCAAACTTAACAATTCCCATGCTGTTAATTTGGGGACAACAAGACCGATGGGTTCCGCCAGCATTGGGGCGTCAATTTGCCCAATACAATGAAAAATTAGAAGTGCTGCATCTGGAAAATGTCGGCCATTGTCCCCATGATGAATGCCCAGAACAGGTAAATCAGGCTATTTTGGATTGGCTGGATAAGTCTGTGAGTTTCCCCATTTGAAAAAATTACCTAGTATGTGGAGTCCTAGTTACTTTGTTGCTTCGACAGGAGCAGTAAGTACCGAGGTTGTTAGGCAATATATTGAGAACCAAAAAAGCAATTAAGACAGACAAGCCTGATAAATCAGGCGGCTAGCTTTCATCCCCCGGCTTAAAGCACAGATGTGTCTTCCTAAGTCAGCCACATCTTCGGGGGTTCTCAGCATATTTCCGATAGGAAATCCAGCTATCCTACCCTATAGATACTAGCCAATGGTGACTTGGGTAGTATCAACCTCTGTGGTTCCCTTTACCGCTCGCGCAACAGAAATCATCTTCTTGAGAATTGCTTGGTTAGGAACTTTGCCTTTTAATACGACAGTTCCTCCCGTCTGAGCAACCCAAAGGGTATTCAGATCACCGAGTTCCGAGTCTTGATCAAAGGCCAATGCCACCCGTTTTGCCAACCCACTTTGGTCGTATTCTCCACTCAGTCCTACACGCTCTGGGGGAATTGATTGACTAGCGGTAGGCGCTTGCAGTACTGGCTGTGAAGTTGGATTTACCTGTGCATTTTCAGGTTTTTGCAGTCCAAAAAGTCTTTGTAACCAACTCATAAACTTTGGTCTCCAATTAGAGCAATTACTTAGTACAATATAAAAGCTTTACTACTAAGGTGCATTACTAACTAATAAATGTTATAATTAAAGTTTAGACCTAAAAATTTCATAGTACATGTGCAGCCATTAAATTAATGACTGTCTTAATCACATCCTGCCCTAGCCTCTGTTGGCGAAGATGAAACATACCCTTTCAGTATTAGTAGAAGATGAAGCGGGGGTTCTTTCCCGTATTTCTAGTTTATTTGCTCGTCGGGGCTTTAATATCGAAAGCCTAGCGGTAGGTCCAGCCGAACAGGGAGGTATTTCCCGAATTACAATGGTTGTACCTGGAGATGATCGCGTGATTGAACAACTCACCAAGCAACTATATAAGTTAGTTAATGTCCTCAAGGTGCAGGACATTACCGAAACTCCTTGCGTAGAGCGAGAATTGATGCTCCTCAAAGTGAATGCTACTAGCAGCAACCGCTCAGAAGTAATTGAACTATCTCAGATTTTCCGGGCGCGAGTGGTAGATGTGGCTGAAGATTCTCTGACTTTGGAGGTAGTAGGCGATCCAGGGAAAATGGTGGCGATCGTCCAGGTGCTGCAAAAATTTGGACTGCAGGAAATAGCCCGTACTGGTAAAATCTCTCTGACTCGTGAGTCTGGTGTGAATACTGAGTTACTCAAATCTTTAGAAGCAAAGGTTTAGTCTTGAGGGGATTTGCAAACAATAATTCATCCAATCTTGTGGCGCGGGTTTCAAAGCCCGCTTTTATTTTGGGGGGCTTCAACTTCACAATATAGCAGGGGACTGGGGACTGGGGACACAACGACCGCTCAGTGCATCGCTGGGGACTGGGGACTGGGGACACAACGACCGCTCAGTGCATCGATGGGGACTGGGGACTGGGGACACAACGACCGCTCAGTGCATCGATGGGGACTGGGGACTGGGGACACAACGACCGCTCAGTGCATCGCTGGGGACACAACGACCGCTCAGTGCATCGCTGGGTTACAAGTCTGATTGTGTCTAGGTTTTATCATCAGTTAATGTCCTAAGCACTTTGGCGGTTGCTATAAAAATTGGATATTTTTTTATTTGGAACTCCCTAATATCATGTTCGGATAAATACTTGTCATTTTATAAGCGATCAACCGAACATGATATATAGGAATCCGATTTGATTATTGAAAAAATCTCAGTATCTGTAGGGTGGGCAATGCCCACCATATCATGGTTTTTGTGGGCATTGCCCAGCCTACATGTATTTCAAAAATCAAATATGATTTCTATAACAGGATGTAATTAAACTAAAACAAATAAAAAAATTGCTGATAGTCTAAATTTTTCAGAAATAAAACTTTTGCCAAGTTGGCATTACTTAAACTCCAAAAACTTGGTACAAAATGAATACACAAATAAAACAGTAATTAGCATTTACAGTAATTTTCAGGTAAATAGACCATGCGTCCGGGACGCAAGGCCTTGCGCCCCTAAAACGATCTGTGGTTATTGCGTGAAAATTGCTGTAAGTAAATGTTGAAAGCTGCTAATGGGTGAAAGTTCTGCTTTCGGAAAGCTTTTTCATCTTGACAATATTCTGTAAGGATACAAATTTAAAAAATTTTCTACTTTCTACTAAGAGGATGTTTTAAAAGTTATCGGCGAATGAAGGTGACAACTACACAAGCAAAGTCCACCTCCGTGGACTAACACAATATTTTCTCTACGAGACGCTACGCGTTCGCGTAGCGTCTGTCTTCGACGCCGAAGGCTACGTAGAGAAGGTTTTTCCAACCTGGGTCGGCAGGTTTTGTCTGTGTAGCCGCGTTCACGCAGTGTGCCGCAGGCAATTCTATTCGCCTGGGCACATCTCTTAAATTTTAACTCTTTAGTTTTATTAAAAAAGGCGCTAATTCATGCCAAAAGTTCTACATTTAATCAACAATTTTAATAGAGGTGGCATTGAAAAATGGTTACTTTATATGCTAGGTGAAATACCGCGAAGCCAATATGTCATCGACTTCTACTGTAAAGGGTCAAATATTGGAGTATTGGCTAAGATTGCACAGCATTTAGATGCCAAAGTTATTTGCTGTAGATTAGGTATTAATCAAGTCAGATTCGCTCAACAACTTAGACAAATACTGCTAGAGGAAGATTACCAAATAATACACAATCATTTACAAGTATATAGTGGCTTGCCTGTATGGGTATCTCACCAATTAGAAATTCCTATCATCACTTCTTTTCATAATACTTATTTTGGTTACCAGATGCCCTTTACTCGGCTGCCTTCAATACGTCAAATGCGCTCAGTTTATGCAATGATTAGCATTAGGTATGCACTCACTCATTCTGATTTAGTTACAGGTTGTTCTCAAGCAGTTCTTGATAGCCTCAATCTGCAAGGTACAAAAATACACAAACGTTCTCGTATACTAAATTACGGGATAAATATTCCTGAATTAGCAACCACCGAAGAGCGCAATACCTTTCGTCAGTCTTTTGGCTGGTCAAAGGATGTACCTGTAATTCTTCATGTTGGACGCTTCAGCGAACAAAAAAACCACCTGGGATTGCTATCGATATTTAAATTAGTTGTCAAGCATATACCTACAGCCAAACTGCTTTTGGTAGGAGAAGGTCCGCTACGAGGGTTCATCGAAAAAAAT
The Gloeotrichia echinulata CP02 DNA segment above includes these coding regions:
- the ilvN gene encoding acetolactate synthase small subunit; translation: MKHTLSVLVEDEAGVLSRISSLFARRGFNIESLAVGPAEQGGISRITMVVPGDDRVIEQLTKQLYKLVNVLKVQDITETPCVERELMLLKVNATSSNRSEVIELSQIFRARVVDVAEDSLTLEVVGDPGKMVAIVQVLQKFGLQEIARTGKISLTRESGVNTELLKSLEAKV
- the infC gene encoding translation initiation factor IF-3, with the protein product MPVIEKKRTRDLPQINERIRFPKIRVIDTDGSQLGIITPQEALQLAEEKELDLVLLSDKADPPVCRIMDYGKYKFEQEKKAREARKKQHTADVKEVKMRYKIEEHDYNVRVKQAERFLKDGDKVKATVMFRGREIQHSDLAEDLLKRMATDLEPFGEVQQAPKKEGRNMMMLLSPKK
- a CDS encoding BON domain-containing protein, which codes for MSWLQRLFGLQKPENAQVNPTSQPVLQAPTASQSIPPERVGLSGEYDQSGLAKRVALAFDQDSELGDLNTLWVAQTGGTVVLKGKVPNQAILKKMISVARAVKGTTEVDTTQVTIG
- a CDS encoding alpha/beta fold hydrolase; this translates as MTTAVHWQQRVGNQRDWVWRGWQTRYTYIRSAQHQQKTTPLILLHGFGASIGHWRHNLEVLGEHHTVYALDMLGWGASEKAPVNYSVHLWVEQVYDFWKAFIRQPVVLIGNSLGSLISLAAAAAHPDMVQGVVMMSLPDPTLEQEAIPASVRPFVMPIITSIKRIIASPLLLKPLFKLVRQPGILRFWASTAYANPEAVTDELLEIFAAPPQDRGSVRAFIALFQAASGVNFSPSVKALLPNLTIPMLLIWGQQDRWVPPALGRQFAQYNEKLEVLHLENVGHCPHDECPEQVNQAILDWLDKSVSFPI
- a CDS encoding glycosyltransferase family 4 protein codes for the protein MPKVLHLINNFNRGGIEKWLLYMLGEIPRSQYVIDFYCKGSNIGVLAKIAQHLDAKVICCRLGINQVRFAQQLRQILLEEDYQIIHNHLQVYSGLPVWVSHQLEIPIITSFHNTYFGYQMPFTRLPSIRQMRSVYAMISIRYALTHSDLVTGCSQAVLDSLNLQGTKIHKRSRILNYGINIPELATTEERNTFRQSFGWSKDVPVILHVGRFSEQKNHLGLLSIFKLVVKHIPTAKLLLVGEGPLRGFIEKNIAQLKLSQAVYLLGQRDDVPSLMSKCDVFLLPSLYEGLPVVALEANAAGLPVIGSKILGLTEAVVDGKTAILHDVDDIEGMAQSAIALIHNPHYCLQLGKAGREWVTDNHSTSVSAKQLIEIYDSLAIK